The following are encoded in a window of Carettochelys insculpta isolate YL-2023 chromosome 30, ASM3395843v1, whole genome shotgun sequence genomic DNA:
- the MCM7 gene encoding DNA replication licensing factor MCM7, which produces MAPRDYAAEKERVKTFLEQFCRPSPQGKEFPYRDQLVLLAHREQVALHVALDEVAEEDPELADAVCDNAKRYARLFADAAHELLPHYRQQEVVHKDALDVYIEHRLMLEQRGRDVAETRSAQNQYPPELLRRFELYFKAPLGTKARVIRDVKADCIGKLVTVRGIVTRVTEVKPMMVVATYSCDQCGAETYQPIQAPTFMPLIMCPSQECQTNRSGGRLYLQSRGSKFIKFQELKMQEHSDQVPVGHLPRSISVAVHGENTRLAQPGDHVSITGVFLPLLRTGFRQMAQGLLSETYLEAHHITKMNKSEEDEMGTEELTEEELRQITGEDFYEKLAASIAPEIYGHEDVKKALLLLLVGGVDRNPRGMKIRGNINICLMGDPGVAKSQLLSYIDRLAPRSQYTTGRGSSGVGLTAAVLRDPVTGELVLEGGALVLADQGVCCIDEFDKMLESDRTAIHEVMEQQSVSIAKAGVLATLNARCAILAAANPAYGRYNPRRSLEQNVQLPAALLSRFDLLWLIQDRPDRDNDLRLAQHITYVHQHSHQPPCAYQQLDMKLMRRYIGMCRRKQPAVPEALADYITAAYVEMRKEAWANKDTTYTSARTLLGILRLASALARLRLVDVVEKEDVNEAMRLMEMSKDSLLGDRGQQARTQQPADLIFAAVRELAGGAAGRTVPYAEAEQRCISRGFTPAQFQAALDEYEELNVWQVNQARTRITFV; this is translated from the exons ATGGCGCCGAGGGACTACGCGGCGGAGAAag agagggtgaagactttcctGGAGCAGTTCTGCCGGCCCAGCCCCCAGGGGAAGGAGTTCCCATATCGCGACCAGCTG gtgctGCTGGCGCACCGGGAGCAGGTGGCCCTGCACGTGGCACTGGACGAGGTGGCGGAGGAGGACCCGGAGCTGGCGGATGCTGTGTGCGACAATGCCAAGCGCTACGCCCGCCTCTTCGCTGACGCTGCGCACGAGCTGCTGCCCCACTAccggcagcaggag GTGGTGCACAAGGATGCTCTGGACGTTTACATTGAGCACCGGCTGATGCTGGAGCAGCGTGGGCGGGATGTGGCAGAGACACGCAGTGCCCAGAACCAGTACCCCCCGGAGCTGCTGCGCCGCTT TGAGCTGTACTTCAAGGCCCCATTGGGCACCAAGGCCCGTGTGATCCGGGACGTGAAGGCCGACTGCATTGGCAAGCTGGTCACCGTGCGTGGTATTGTCACCCGTGTCACCGAAGTCAAGCCAATGATGGTGGTGGCCACCTATAGCTGTGACCAGTGCGGAGCGGAGACCTACCAGCCG ATCCAGGCCCCAACCTTCATGCCTCTGATCATGTGCCCGAGCCAGGAGTGCCAGACCAACCGCTCTGGGGGGCGTCTCTACCTGCAGAGCCGTGGCTCCAAGTTTATCAAGTTCCAGGAGCTGAAGATGCAGGAGCAT AGTGACCAGGTGCCAGTGGGGCATCTCCCACGCTCCATCAGCGTGGCCGTGCATGGTGAGAACACGCGGCTGGCTCAGCCAGGCGACCACGTCAGCATCACTGGtgtcttcctgcccttgctgagaACTGGCTTCCGGCAGATGGCTCAG GGGCTGCTCTCTGAGACCTACCTGGAGGCTCATCACATCACCAAGATGAACAAGAGTGAAGAGGATGAGATGGGGAcggaggagctgacagaggaggagctgcgTCAGATCACAG gggaagacTTCTATGAGAAGCTGGCTGCCTCTATTGCCCCTGAGATCTATGGGCACGAGGATGTGAagaaggccctgctgctgctcctggtgggGGGTGTGGACCGCAATCCCCGTGGCATGAAGATTCGGG GGAACATCAACATCTGCCTGATGGGGGATCCAGGGGTGGCCAAGTCCCAACTCCTGTCCTACATCGACCGCCTGGCACCCCGCA GCCAGTACACCACGGGGCGTGGTTCGTCGGGTGTGGGGCTGACGGCGGCTGTGCTGCGGGACCCGGTGACGggtgagctggtgctggagggaggggcgcTGGTGCTGGCCGACCAAGGCGTCTGTTGCATTGACGAGTTTGACAAGATGCTGGAGAGTGACCGCACGGCCATCCATGAGGTGATGGAGCAGCAGAGCGTCTCCATCGCCAAGGCAGGCGTGCTGGCCACACTCAACGCCCGTTGTGCCATCCTGGCTGCCGCCAACCCCGCCTACGGGCGCTACAACCCCCGCCGCAGCCTGGAGCAGAATGTGCAGCTGCCGGCCGCCCTGCTCTCCCGCTTCGACCTGCTCTGGCTCATCCAGGATCGGCCCGACCGAGATAATGACTTGCG CCTGGCTCAGCACATCACCTACGTGCACcagcacagccatcagccccctTGCGCCTACCAGCAGCTGGACATGAAGCTCATGAG gcgcTATATCGGCATGTGCAGGCGGAAGCAGCCAGCCGTGCCGGAGGCACTAGCCGATTACATTACGGCTGCCTACGTGGAGATGCGCAAGGAGGCCTGGGCCAACAAGGACACGACCTACACGTCAGCCCGCACCCTGTTGGGTATCCTGCGTCTGGCCAGCGCCCTG GCCCGGCTGCGCCTGGTGGACGTGGTGGAGAAAGAAGACGTGAATGAGGCCATGCGACTGATGGAGATGTCCAAGGACTCGCTGCTGGGCGACAGGGGGCAGCAAGCCAG GACGCAGCAGCCAGCTGACTTGATCTTTGCGGCCGTgcgggagctggcaggtggggcagccggCCGCACGGTACCCTATGCTGAGGCAGAGCAGCGCTGTATCTCCCGAGGTTTCACCCCAGCTCAGTTCCAGGCTGCGCTGGATGAGTATGAGGAGCTCAATGTCTGGCAGGTTAATCAGGCCCGTACACGCATCACCTTTGTCTGA
- the AP4M1 gene encoding AP-4 complex subunit mu-1, with amino-acid sequence MLSHVFILSPRGDRLVHRGFRGEAAGGSTDLAETFYRKITALPRDQAPVFLAHEGLHFIHVRHAGLYFVATTGHEVSPFTIIEFLNRLVTLIRDYCGALNEKTISLNFALIYELLDEMLDYGYIQTSMPDVLRSFIQMEPVVSKTFSLLDLGSIGLFGAETQQNKVAPSSAASRPVLPPRGDQGARNEVFLDVVERLTVVIAANGTPMKTDIQGEIRLKSYLPSCPEMRIGLTEEFCVGKSEVRGYGTSVRVDECVFHSSVKLDEFETNRILKVNPSQGELLLMQYQLTDDIPLALPFHLFPTLEQDPTGRLRVYLKLRCDLAPKRQALNVRVQLPVPKGIVSMSQELSSPEQKAELQPSTKAICWVIPRFQGGSQLSALFKLEIPGLSPTSLLEMGPVNMSFELPMHTCSGLQVRFLRVTPPPAVPPHHWVRYVTHSDSYIIRL; translated from the exons ATGTTGTCGCACGTTTTCATTCTCTCCCCCCGGGGGGACAGACTCGTCCACAGGGGCT TCCGTGGGGaggccgccggcggcagcacggaccTAGCAGAGACTTTCTACAGGAAGATCACAGCCCTGCCCAGGGACCAGGCACCTGTCTTTCTG GCGCACGAGGGACTTCACTTCATCCATGTGCGTCATGCCGGCCTGTACTTTGTGGCCACGACAGGGCACGAGGTGTCTCCTTTCACCATCATCGAGTTTCTCAACCG GCTGGTGACGCTGATCCGTGATTACTGTGGTGCCCTTAATGAGAAAACCATCAGTCTCAACTTCGCCCTCATCTACGAGCTGCTGGATGAGATgctg GACTATGGTTACATCCAGACCTCCATGCCAGATGTGTTGCGCAGCTTCATCCAGATGGAGCCTGTTGTCAGCAAGACCTTCAGCCTGTTGGACCTGGGCAGCATCGGGCTG TTTGGTGCAGAGACACAGCAAAATAAAGTGGCTccaagctctgctgccagccGCCCTGTTCTGCCCCCCCGGGGAGACCAG GGGGCGAGGAATGAGGTGTTCCTGGATGTGGTGGAGAGGCTGACAGTCGTCATCGCAGCCAAT GGCACCCCCATGAAGACTGACATTCAGGGAGAAATCCGTCTCAAGAGCTACTTGCCCAGCTGCCCTG AGATGCGCATCGGGCTGACGGAAGAGTTCTGCGTGGGGAAGTCGGAGGTGCGAG GTTATGGCACATCTGTCCGCGTGGACGAGTGCGTCTTTCACAGCTCCGTGAAGCTGGATGAGTTCGAGACCAACCGCATCCTAAAAGTCAACCCCAGCCAGGGGGAG ctgctgctgatgcAGTATCAGCTCACAGACGACATCCCTTTGGCCTTGCCCTTCCATCTCTTCCCCACGCTGGAGCAGGACCCCACCGGCAG GCTCCGAGTCTACCTCAAGCTCCGTTGTGACTTGGCTCCCAAAAG GCAGGCCCTGAACGTGCGAGTCCAGCTGCCGGTACCAAAAGGGATTGTCAG catgtcCCAGGAGCTGAGCAGCCCTGAGCAGAaagcagagctgcagcccagTACCAAGGCCATCTGCTGGGTGATTCCACGCTTCCAGGGcggctcccagctctctgccctcttCAAG CTGGAAATCCCTGGGCTCAGCCCCACCTCGCTGCTGGAGATGGGGCCAGTGAACATGTCCTTCGAGCTGCCCATGCACACCTGTTCTGGCCTGCAGGTCCGCTTCCTGCGTGtaacccccccaccagctgtACCACCGCACCACTGGGTGCGCTACGTGACCCACAGCGACTCCTACATCATCCGCCTGTGA